Below is a window of Dromiciops gliroides isolate mDroGli1 chromosome 5, mDroGli1.pri, whole genome shotgun sequence DNA.
GGACATGGATAATGATCCAGCataggaaacagagaaagagtaGTCAGACAATTAGGAGGAAATTCTGGAAAGAGAAGTCACAGAAGCTGAAAGTGCTTCAGGttaaggggtggggggtgtcttGGTGTCAAAAGCTGTAGAGTTTAAGAAGGTTGAGAAATGTGAAAAGACCATTATGTTTAGTAAGAGATTGTTGTTGAGCTTGAAAGAAGCTGTTTTAGTCAAGTGATAGGGTCAAAGACCAGATTATAAGATGCTGAGGAGTGAATGGGAGGTGCGAAAGTGGATGTGCAAAGCTTTTTCTAGGAATCAGTCAACAGGGAGAAGAGACAAAGGATGATCTCTTGAGGGGGTTGGCAAGGTCAAAGGAAGGTTTTTAAGGATAGGAGCCACCTAAGCATGTTTGATGACAATAATGAAGAAGTTGGTAGATAAGAGATGGAAGATTGGGAGGGAGATGATCTATTAATGTGTGAAGATCCCAAAAGGGATAAAAGGGGTTTGGATCAAAGACacaaaaaagagggggttggacttaGCAAAGAGGGAGTCCACCTCTTCATCACAGACTggacagaagcaaaagaaaataggTGTTGATGCTGAGGTACAAAATTGAATGGAAAACAGGAGTGAGGgggctctatttttttttctaaaataagaggTGAGTTCTCACATGCAGAAGTCCAGTCCTGCTGCTCTGCTTCCATCTGCTGGTAAAAGGCCTTAGGAAAACACGGAGAAAATGAAGCTGGTAAACAGTTCCTCATTCCCAGAACCCAAAGGAAAACTGCTTTTTCCCCAAGGAGAATTTCTGTCTGGCCAATTAAGCAACTCAGTGAACAGGAAGAGCAAAGACAAAGGAAATCCACAGAGATCTGCCACCTTCTCCCCAGTCCCTCAAGTGTGTATTCTCCCCAGCTGAATCCGTTACCAAACTGGAGAGCCTGAATCCTGTAATTTAAAAGAGctaaggggggtggctaggtggcgcagtggataaagtactggccctagattcaggagtacctgcgttcaaatccggccttggacacttgacacttactagctgtgtgactctgggcaagtcacttaacccccattgccccccccccaaaaaaaggagctAAGGATTGGGAGAGTCGGAGAAATGTGGTTTTAGTGCAGTCTTTGCTACTAGTTTGTTTGATgaacttggaaaagtcatttcccGTCCCTGagctcctgtttcctcatctataaagtggaagtGTTGAACCATATAGACTCTTTAGGGACCTTTTAAGGGCTCACATTCTAGAAGTCCATAAATAAATGAACTTAAATTCGATTTCCTTTACTTTCCCCTGCTCCCTTGTAAACTCCGTGGTAATCATGAGTAATAACTTGGCCAAATGtccaggaggaagaggaaagccaGACAGTTTATAAAGCCCTTCAAATCCtagcctcttctttctttcccaatcttcttatactttactcccttccaAGAACTCTATCATCCACTGATATTGGCCTTCCCATGGTTCCTCAAACATGCCCCTTCATCTCCTGATTCCCTGTCTTCTCACTGGCTGTCAATCTGCTCTGCAATGCTCTCCCACATCATGTTTGCCTCCTGACTTTAAGACCCAGCtcaatctcaccttctgcaagaagggCAAggggcctttcccagtccccatcaatgctagtgtcttccttcttatATTAGCTTCCATGTAATACTGTATGCATCTTGTATGTACAgttgtttacatattatctcacccatcagaatgtgaactctttgagggaaggatgtggtttttttgttttctttctatttctagtttagcacagtgcctggcatatagtgtttaataaatacttattgactgatggaCTGATAATCAGATGATAAAACCCTCAATGATAGAAAGTTGGCTTTTGTGTTTATTGAATATCCTGTTGTTATATCATGAAAATTTAACACAATTAGCATGTCTGTATAGTAGGGTTGGTGTTCTATGCCTTCTATCATATACCCTGTATATcataatgataactagcatttatatagcacactAAGGTTAACAAATTGTCTtaatatatgttatctcatttcacaataacaactgtgggaggtggtattatgctcatttttcagatgaagaaacaggttgtgtggttaagtgatttgtccaggttcacacacaGTTGGTAATccgaagcaggattcaaactcaagcccTCTGGATTttttccactgttccatctaaCTAGCACATTGCAAGGACCTTACATTCATATCAAGAAAAATGTCCAGAAATGACTTTACTCCTTCCCAGATCACTGTTCTTCCTAGATGAAAGGTTATCAAAGTGAAAGGAACAATTCAGGCGTAATACTCAGAGCCCTTTTGCATGTTGGCCCCACAAAACTACTTCTAGTTTCAGGCACTTTGTAGATCAGCATTTACACAAAACTATAGCTTTACTTTTATTAGCtatccccctcctcttccttgccCTCCTCCTActaaatgatatttgtaaagtggagtgcttttagaaagtgctttacattgaacttcacaacaactttgtgaagaAAGGACTGAGGATGCTTTAGTTCCAGTGAAATACATTTAATCAAACGGCATAGCAAAACAAGTAACAAGAAAGATTTCCTCGTTGCCCACATCGATATACCATCCACAGGTTACTACAGTCCTAGTTGGGAAAGGACAAGGGCAGGGAACTTAAGTGACCTGAAGACCTATATAGAGGGCCACACACATAGGGAAAAAAGATGTCCAGAGAACATTCATGAAAGATTATGGGTATAGAACACACATGGCTGGAGCAACTCATGACACTTTCAAGACACCAGTGCCCTCTTGTTCTATTAGGGGATtatttgtaggatcatagatttagagtttgacAAGAATTTGGAGGTCATTGAGGGAATCAATTTAATGATAACTGGAAAAATGCAAGATACATTCTGGCATTACAACttgaaaaataatagaattaacttggcaaaaatatttgtatcaactttctctgataagtcacatcaataagaatttgataagcaccttctctgtaccaggtactatgttaagtgcttggGGTACAAAAAAAGCTAAAAGTCTTTGACTCGGTAAGTCCCTCCCCTGAGTCACTAAAGGTTGCTAGGTTCAGATCCACAATCTTGCCAGAAGAACTCTAAATTCTCTGTGATGTTACCCCTCCCATTCACATACACCTTCATGCCGCCCATGatcaaaaatggggtggagattttaggcatgggaggAAAAATTCATATTAATATGTCTATTAAGCAAGCAGTAGTGACTAGAAttgaacttttacctacttttactagaACGCCAGAGAGTCAGCTCCGACTGGTTTTTATCAGTTCTCCTTCTActcctgaaaaacttacttttctcattCTTGAGTTGACCTAGTTTACTAGATAATATTGCCTTGttgttccttatatgggcatgcttTTCCTTCAGAAAAGTTCACTACTTTAACAGGTAGTTACCGTATCTCACACTGTATATAGCTTGTCTCGTATATATCTGTTTGCGTGTAATCTCCTCCGTTAGACTGTAAGCCTTTTGAGAGCAAGGGCTGCCagcctctttctgtatccccaacacttggaGCAATACCTTCCACATAATATGCCGTTCAACAGATGTTTATTATATTGAACATCTAAGTTGCACAGATAACTAAAATAGATAAGACctaaagccattccccaaaagaaaggggccaaaggatgtgaacaaacaattctcaaaagaattgcgaACCAATTCTCGGGGTCCAGAATGCATCTGACGCTAAGGAGTGAGAGCTGGCAGCGCCAATTAACCACTGGGCCTTTCAAATTTGGAGCCCGGAGGAGTAGGCGGGGACTGAACCAAGTAGAGAATCACTTAACGCGCCAGAGAACGGCGCTTTCTCGGGTTTCCCTGATGCCGGTTGGTTACCATGGCAACCTACTCTTGAGTAGCCCAGGTCCCGGAAGAATTCCCCTGCCCATCCTGTCCGCAGCATTTTATCCGTAAAACTCTGGGGCTGAAGCACATCCGGCGTGAACTTGGCTTTCTTATTGGCTGGAGGCCGGGGGGAGGCGGGCGTTCGTTCTGCATTCCGCGCGAGAGCTTCGCTCTCGACCTTtgctattccctcccctttctttttcaggAAGGGGCGGGCCGTGCGCATGCTCACTGAGTGGACCTGGAAGCTGACGCCGGACGTGTCAGGAAACCTCCTGAGCGGGAAGAACCCTCGACTGTGAGTCGGCTCCCGGCGTCTGCGGGGCCGCTGGCGCGGGGCTCGCGGTAAGCCCCGTGAGGGGAAGGGGAACAGGGGAGGAGGCGGCTGTCGTTGTCCGTGAGGGCCTCGTGCTTCAGGCCCGGGGTGGCCTCGTGACCGAGGGCAGCGGCCCAGCGTAGAGCGAGTGGTCTgcgggacccccccccccccaacccccggcTTGCGGTGTGCCTGGCCCACCCGCGTCTCACGCCGCCTGGGCATGCGGCCCCAAACGGGGTCCTTCCCGCTAagctttcatttattcacttagcAAACACTTGTAAAGCCCCTTCTGTGTGTTGGCGGAGGGGGCgcggggcggggtggggcggagtgagtcaatgagcatttattaaacgcttgttgtgtgccaggcattgcgaAGACTGGGAAAACCGCCCCTTCCCCCCCTAGAACTCACactctaatagaggagacaacgtggggaaaaataaatgaacaatacATATGGCTTTACTCTGcttgtctatatgtatatacaagacaTGTATATACAAGACGTGACTTCCATCTGTTGCTTatctcatatatatttatatatacacacgtgtttattatatatgtgtatatcgtATATATACTCGTGTATATCATGTTTATATCCTGTATAtacgacacacacacacacactctctctctctctctctctctctctctctctctctctctctctctctcacactcactcactcacgtGTACGTATTTTGTATATGATTTCCAGGTCTCCTCTAACGTGTGTTGACGATAAGCAAGAGGGAAGCTACTTGAATTAAGGGGGCTCGGTTTGGGGCATATTTGTGGTGGGCAATGGGGAAGCAGTAGAGAGACCAGTTAGTTATTCCTAGGGTAGAAGTGTCAAGGAGATAATCCAGGCAAATTGTTATTAGAAATTGGACGGAGAGATTACTTTCACCTGAGGTGAGTTAAGGTCGGCTAAGGTTTccttaatttttgttgttatcaaATTTAATCCCAGCTGGAGCTAAACTATTCCCTAGTTGGGCATAGCACGTGGGTTATTCCAATTTAATGTATCAGTTTGCTTTGATCTGACCAGTGGACTGAGAGTAGGTGCTTTATACAGCTTTATAGTAATTACCCCAAATTAAGAAACTCAGGTGACCGAaggaaagctttttatttttttaatgtttctgatTAGCAGATAGGGAAATAAATTCCAGGTTTCTTGACTCAATtcccatgctctttccattatgcaaGCTACTTGTTAATATCTTGTTTGAAATCAAGGCCTTTATAcacctatgtatatgtgtatatatgtatgtgtgtgtgtgtatatatacatacatacccacacatacatataaatagtaGGACTGGCCAGAACGTGGGACTTGTGGAAGAAATGAGGGCAGCACTTGCTTAACAGGTGTTCTTTCCCACTTCCCCAATCTAGAATAGTTACCTATGCAGTCCAGTGTCTTTTTGGTAGTCAGTCAGCAGGTTTATTTGACATCTCTTATGTCAAGTGCTAGCTgggctttggggatacaaagatggaaaaaaaagaccCCTCTCAGGAAATTAATggcaagagaagaaagggagtcAAATGACCACTGCTTTTATTATAAGTACTTGGAGTAGTACTAAATATTTATTCAGGGAagcaaaaatttattttgaaattttgtttaTAAATTTGTGTAGTACATTGCAGCTTATTTATATTTTAGATTTCAAACCACATATTTCCTGTGACTGGTGATATTGGTTGCAGTTTTCATTGTATTTGAAGAATGATGCTAAGTTTCAATGAAAGCTATACCACAGTGCTTTAGAGAAGTCTTAAACGGGTTAGTGGAATGACTATAGAAATGGGACTTTAAAAAATTTGGTAATTTGGAATAAGAGAACAAACCAGATATTTgctgaaaacatttattttaaataagggCTCCCAATTAATGTTAATTTTCTTTAATAGTTTTGGTGTCAGAACATTCGAGATGGCTGCAGCATCAGGGAAGGGATCTATACGAAAAGCAAAGTCATTTACTGTAAAGACATCGCTAAATAACCCATACACTATCAACTGGAGTACTCTGGAAAGAGATGATATGCACTTTATATTACAGACactagaaggaagatttaaacaTGTTGGACTTCAAAAGATTGAgactccaaagaagaaaaaacggccattttcaaaaaaacaaaccaaagaaaagGATACTgttgaaaataatgaaattccaaagaaaaaggaaacagaaattagCCAGAAAGTACCAGGATGGACTCCTGTACATATCAGGAAACAACTTGCTATTGGGATTAATGAAGTTACTAGAGCTCTAGAGAAAAATGAACTTCTTTTAGTGCTAGTGTGCAAATCTGTCAAACCCGCTATGATGACCTCCCACCTGATTCAGCTGAGTGTCAGCAGAGCTGTGCCAGCTTGCCAGGTTCCTCGCCTTAGTGATAGCATTGCACCTGTTATTGGTTTAAAGTGTGTTCTAGCTCTGGGTTTCAAAAAGAACACTGAAGCCTTTGTTGATGAACTAAAAGCTATAATTCCTAGAGTACCTAGTCTGCATGTGCCATGGCTTCAAGACAAAACTAAAGATTCCCTGGAAGATACAGAAGGGGAAACTTTGGAAATGCAAGATATGTCTGTTTTAGAAAATTCCTTTGAAGAGCTTACTAAAAATAAGCGAAAGCTTGTTGAATGTCAGCAAGATACTTGTGTAACTTTACAGCccctaaaaataaagaaactgattcCAAATCCCAATAAGATAAGGAagccaccaaaaaacaaaaaaaatactttaaaataacatGTGAAACACAACTTGTAAAACGTTTTTTCATAATTAAAACTGATTtctaaaaattacttttacatgTGTCCTTGCTATATTGCTTGTTAAATgttccttgtttaaaaaaaaatgacactgtAGGGCACAAACATCTAGGTTTAAACCAATATTTAAATGTATGTTATTAAAAAACCTgagtataaaaaaattattaaaataaatgttcaaaCTGATAGAAATTCATTTGAGGCCAGTAAGACGCTGGTTTGTGAGAACATCTGTATTTCATAATACCTATCTTCCTATCAAACTCATTTTGCCACAGCAGACATTGTTTTTATTCATAGTGAAGATGAAGTTGGACTATAGCTGCATTGTTCTTATTTAATATATTCAGCCA
It encodes the following:
- the RPP38 gene encoding ribonuclease P protein subunit p38, which produces MAAASGKGSIRKAKSFTVKTSLNNPYTINWSTLERDDMHFILQTLEGRFKHVGLQKIETPKKKKRPFSKKQTKEKDTVENNEIPKKKETEISQKVPGWTPVHIRKQLAIGINEVTRALEKNELLLVLVCKSVKPAMMTSHLIQLSVSRAVPACQVPRLSDSIAPVIGLKCVLALGFKKNTEAFVDELKAIIPRVPSLHVPWLQDKTKDSLEDTEGETLEMQDMSVLENSFEELTKNKRKLVECQQDTCVTLQPLKIKKLIPNPNKIRKPPKNKKNTLK